Genomic segment of Oceanimonas sp. GK1:
CACCGGGCTGAAGTCGGGCCTGACCTTCTTCCTCGCCGTGGTGCTGACCGGCCTGTTCTACCAGGGCACCTGGCAGCGGGTGTTTGCCGCCCGGGACAACAAGGTCATTCGCAACGGCTTTATTCTGAGCGGCGTGCTCAGCTTTCCCATCATCTTCATCATGGGGCTGTTTGGCCTGGCCTTTGTGGGCCTGGCGCTGCCCGGCGATGGCTCGGTGGCGCTGTTCAGCGTGCTGATGCCCAACATGCCGCTGTGGTTTGCCATTGGCCTGCTGCCCTTTGGCCTGGCGCTGATCATGAGCAGCGCCGACTCCACCATCAGCGGCCTCACCAGCATGCTGGTGGTGGATCTGCGCCGGCTGCTGCCGCAAACCAGCGTGCACACCCTGCTGGGCCTGTCGCGCTGGCTAATCGTGCTGGTGTCGATTCCGGTGCTCTATGTGGCCTCGCAGGGGTACAGCGTGCTGTATCTGTTCCTGCTGGCGGACCTGCTGTGCTGCGCCGCCGCCTTTCCGGTGTTTTTCGGCTTTTACAACGCCCTCTATCAGGGCTGGAACGCCATGCTCAGCACCCTCGGCGGCCTGGTGGCCGGCCTGATGCTGTTCCCCGCCCCGGGCCAGGCCGCCACCCATTTGCTGGAGTCGTTCCTGCTGGCTACCCTGGTGCCGGTGGCCATTTCCATCCTGCTGCTGCTGGTGCCCAGCCGGCCCTTTGACTTTAATGCGCTGGCCGGCCGGGTGCGCAGCCTGGAAAGCTGAGTTCGTTTCGTCGCAACCGTTTCGTCGTAAAAACAGTACCGGCGTGCCATAAGGCCGCCGGTTTTTTTGTGCCCGAGACCGCCCTGTTCATTCTGATCGCTGCCGGCAGACGTTTTTTCCCTCATAATGGCGCAACCTGAACAAGCCACTTGATGTTAAAGAGTACCCCTATCCGTGAATGAGTTTCTGCAACTATTCGACAACCCGGCGCTGATCTGGACCCTGGGCCTTGCCAGCCTGGTGAGCTTTATCGGCTCCCTGATCATTATTCCCTGGCTGGTGGTGCGCATTCCGGTGAATTACTTTTCCGGTGAATACCGCCACCGGGTGCCCTGGGCCAAACAGCATCCGCTGATCCGCTGGCTGCTGCTGATCCTGAAAAACCTGCTGGGGCTGGTGTTTCTGCTGGTGGGCATTGCCATGCTGGTGCTGCCCGGTCAGGGATTGCTGACCATACTGATCGCCCTGGTGCTGCTGAATTTTCCCGGCAAATACCAACTGGAACGCCGGCTGTTCAGGATGCCCTCGGTACGCAATGGCGTGAACTGGCTGCGCAAACGGGCCGGGCGGGAGCCGCTGAGGTTTGATGGTGAGGGGTAAAGAGCCACCCGTTTGTGTATCAGAAACCTTTAAACACTCGCAAAAGTCGCAGTCAGCATTGCTTTTTGCTTCTCGACTACAGACAATAAGCGCCATACGAAACAAACCTTAAATTTAATCCGAGCAGTGTCGAATTGTCGACTAGTTTATTTTCTCGTTTCAACTCATATTTAGTCATTTAACTACACCTAAAACATAAAAAGGTTAATGCTAATGTATATTAAAAAAATAGCAATAAAAAACCTTGGGCCTATAAGTGAGCTCAACATCACACCTCGCTTCAACGACCAAGGCGATTCAATACCAATTATTCTTGTCGGACAAAACGGAGCAGGAAAGTCTTTGACGCTGGCAACAATACTTGATGCCATGACAGAATCAAGAAAGAAGCATTTCAGAGAGTTAGAAGAGGTTGGGGAAACAGAATATATAAGAGTATCTTCAAAAAAATACATTAGAAAAAACAGTGGCTTTAGCTATGTTTATGCAGAAATATCAAATAGCTTGGCTGAGCTTAAGTTTCATGAGGTAGTGTCAAGATTACCCAATGAAGATTTTAAACAAATTGCAGGACAAATAAACGACATCCCCAACCTTTACAATGAAGAGTTCTCAAGATCTGGATTTTACAAAAATGCGGTCACCTCTGGTGCATACCAAGAAGAACTAAGCAAACTATCATTCCTGTACTTCCCCTATTTTCGGTATGAAGCTGCGTACTGGATGAATAAAAAAGCAAACATAAACCTTCTAAAAGAAGATAATTTCTACGGCCAACCAAAAATAAACACGATAAGGACAAATATTATTAATGAGACTCAAAGGTGGATATTAAACATCATTTTGGACCGAGAGGTGCACGAGAAATCAATCGGTGATTTACAACTATCAAATGGATTAACCGTAAGGCAGTTTCAGGGATATCACGGCCCCAACACACAGCTATTAAATATGATAAATGAAATACTCACTGCTATGTTTAAGGCCAAAGATAAAAATATTGAGTATGCTAGAGTAGGGATAGGGCGAAAGGGAAACAGAGAGATTACTGTTATTTTAAAAAATAAAAACTCAAATGATGAAGAAATAGTTGCACCAGAGTTAAGCCAGTTATCTTCAGGTGAATTGATGACATTAGGGCTGGCGACAGAGATAATAAGAGCCTACGAACTTGTTAGCGGAAATACACCCGAAAAACTTAATGAAATAACAGGCATCGTTCTCATAGATGAGGTTGATTTACACCTCCATGTAAACTTTCAAAAAGCAGTGCTACCACTAATAATAAGAGAATTCCCCAAAGTACAATTCATAATAACAACTCATTCCCCATTATTTCTTTTGGGAATGGATGAGAGCGGGGACGTTGACATTTTCAACTTACCTCTTGGCAATAAAATTTCAGCTGAGGATTTCACTGAGTTCAAGCAAAGCCACGAAATATTCCTTAATAATAACAAAAAATTTCAAGAACGATATAACGAACTAAAGTGTGAATTAGAAAAAGACAGCCGGCCTTTAATTATTACTGAAGGCAAAACAGATTGGCAACACATAAAGCTAGCACTAGAAACTTTGAGAGCATTAGGTGAATTCAAAGATCTTCACATTGAATTCTTAGAGTTTGACAGCAACGTTGATATGGGTGATATAAAGCTCAGCCAGATGTGTGAATACATGGCAGATTTACCACAACAAAGAAAACTAATATTTATCTTTGATAGAGATAACCCAAAAATAATCAAAAAAATGACTCAGGATGAAAAGTGTTACAAGTTCTGGGGAAACAAGGTTTACTCTGTCTGCTTACCGACACCACCTCACAGGGTAGGATATAGCAACTTAAGCATTGAACTTTATTACAAAGATGTTGACTTGCGAACAGAAGAGCCGGAGTCAAGAAAAAGGCTATGGTTTACTAACGAAATAGAGATCATCACACTACCAACAAACGGAGAAAAAACATATAGAACTCTAAAAGAACCAAACCAAAACCATGAATGTGATAAAAAGGTATTTGATCAACCAGCAGATAAAATAACAAATAGCAATGGTCAATATGTAGGCCTTTCAAAGTCAGCTTTTGTAGAGAAAATAGTTAAGAGAGAAGAAATATCTGAAAGCTTTGAACGGAGTGCCTTTAGATTACTCTTCCATGTAATTGCAGAGATCTGTGAAATATAGAAGTCAAAGTAAAACAGTTAAGTTAATAACTAGAAAGCTATCATTTAGCTTTCTAGTTATTAGTTAAATAAAGTTTAACAATACAAGTAATTTATATATAAA
This window contains:
- a CDS encoding sodium:solute symporter yields the protein MLDTTTAILWLCLFAAVFAIPGLLYARRQNDQPEDFIVARNSQSGSATTLTLLATTMGTWILFGPAQAATWGGIGAVTGYALGVLAPRLVMIPLGKRIRELMPAGHTLTEFVLGRYGRGMYGFVLVIMLFYLFISLTAGLTAIAQMVALLAPVPLWATAGIVMAATLLYTLYGGLRVTIFTDRVQMLVILPFLLTLIVLGWQATGGLAPVLAGLQQTAPHLLDPLDTTGLKSGLTFFLAVVLTGLFYQGTWQRVFAARDNKVIRNGFILSGVLSFPIIFIMGLFGLAFVGLALPGDGSVALFSVLMPNMPLWFAIGLLPFGLALIMSSADSTISGLTSMLVVDLRRLLPQTSVHTLLGLSRWLIVLVSIPVLYVASQGYSVLYLFLLADLLCCAAAFPVFFGFYNALYQGWNAMLSTLGGLVAGLMLFPAPGQAATHLLESFLLATLVPVAISILLLLVPSRPFDFNALAGRVRSLES
- a CDS encoding PGPGW domain-containing protein, producing MNEFLQLFDNPALIWTLGLASLVSFIGSLIIIPWLVVRIPVNYFSGEYRHRVPWAKQHPLIRWLLLILKNLLGLVFLLVGIAMLVLPGQGLLTILIALVLLNFPGKYQLERRLFRMPSVRNGVNWLRKRAGREPLRFDGEG
- a CDS encoding AAA family ATPase, producing the protein MYIKKIAIKNLGPISELNITPRFNDQGDSIPIILVGQNGAGKSLTLATILDAMTESRKKHFRELEEVGETEYIRVSSKKYIRKNSGFSYVYAEISNSLAELKFHEVVSRLPNEDFKQIAGQINDIPNLYNEEFSRSGFYKNAVTSGAYQEELSKLSFLYFPYFRYEAAYWMNKKANINLLKEDNFYGQPKINTIRTNIINETQRWILNIILDREVHEKSIGDLQLSNGLTVRQFQGYHGPNTQLLNMINEILTAMFKAKDKNIEYARVGIGRKGNREITVILKNKNSNDEEIVAPELSQLSSGELMTLGLATEIIRAYELVSGNTPEKLNEITGIVLIDEVDLHLHVNFQKAVLPLIIREFPKVQFIITTHSPLFLLGMDESGDVDIFNLPLGNKISAEDFTEFKQSHEIFLNNNKKFQERYNELKCELEKDSRPLIITEGKTDWQHIKLALETLRALGEFKDLHIEFLEFDSNVDMGDIKLSQMCEYMADLPQQRKLIFIFDRDNPKIIKKMTQDEKCYKFWGNKVYSVCLPTPPHRVGYSNLSIELYYKDVDLRTEEPESRKRLWFTNEIEIITLPTNGEKTYRTLKEPNQNHECDKKVFDQPADKITNSNGQYVGLSKSAFVEKIVKREEISESFERSAFRLLFHVIAEICEI